A genomic window from Salvia splendens isolate huo1 chromosome 11, SspV2, whole genome shotgun sequence includes:
- the LOC121756418 gene encoding 60S ribosomal protein L17-2, with translation MVKYSREPDNITKSCKARGSDLRVHFKNTRETAHAIRKLPLVKAKRYLEDVLAHKQAIPFTRFCGGVGRTAQAKNRHSNGQGRWPVKSAKFILDLLKNAESNAEVKGLDVDALFISHIQVNQAQKQRRRTYRAHGRINPYMSSPCHIELILSEKEESVKKEAESQLATSKPRKA, from the exons ATG GTCAAGTACTCGAGAGAGCCGGACAACATCACTAAAT CATGCAAAGCTAGGGGATCCGATCTCCGAGTTCATTTCAAG AACACTAGAGAAACAGCGCATGCCATCCGAAAGCTACCTCTGGTGAAGGCAAAGAGATACTTGGAAGATGTGCTTGCCCACAAACAGGCCATTCCCTTCACTCGTTTCTGTGGTGGTGTTGGGCGAACTGCTCAGGCCAAGAACAGACACTCTAATGGTCAGGGGCGCTGGCCTGTGAAATCTGCCAAGTTTATCTTGGATTTACTGAAGAATGCTGAAAGCAATGCTGAG GTGAAAGGTTTGGATGTGGATGCACTATTCATTTCTCACATTCAGGTTAACCAGGCTCAGAAGCAAAGGCGTCGGACATACCGTGCCCATGGAAGGATTAACC CCTACATGTCCTCACCATGCCATATTGAGTTGATTCTGTCAGAGAAGGAAGAATCCGTGAAAAAGGAG GCTGAGTCGCAGTTGGCAACTAGCAAACCTAGGAAGGCTTGA
- the LOC121753871 gene encoding endoplasmic reticulum metallopeptidase 1-like: protein MSFMRLSAGDVAGFKLLFELMILYGVSSYFAYSAIHMKFVAPLAADAPLDRFSEARAIEHVRVLAEEIGGRQVGTPGLRQAAEYIKKQLELLKERAGSNIRIEIEETVVNGSFNMMFLGNSLSLTYRNHTNIVMRISSVDSQESDPSVLLNGHFDTPPGSPGAGDCGSCVASLLELARLGIDSGWTPPRPIIFLFNGAEELFMLGSHGFMTTHRWRDTIGAFIDIEASGTGGFDLVCQSGPGSWPSSVYAQSAIYPMANSAAQDVFGAVPGDTDYRMFATDYGDIPGLDIIFLLGGYYYHTSYDTVDRLLPGSMQARGDNLFSLMKAFANSSNLLTAQERKSLRDSTSQSKGGRPIYFDYFARFLVLYSRRQALVYHTIPFAIFLLMPLLLRLPTGSLYTSFNSYCDFLKGLLCHACGIILSILLPISLSILRLLFSGHSMNWFANPFLAFLMFVPCSIVGLLAPTIIWREIPFSQDVLTLALSREELADEARFWGAFGFYNLLTLASLASGLSGGFITFFLSVSMLPAWIFYRLSIKTFGHQSLRSAASYVIPLVPCIMYSVYFGGFLAVFVIEKMGMTGSHPPPYGYFVPDAIVAAVVGLVTGWCLGPCIPVVGKWLAKPRIIQVLLHGSVIAMALSSQFFPYSNDAPKRVVFQHTVQTIDADQVSEVSFDFAVVDSNSLMFVFHHAPDVVKELYGDKELSFDTVPESNTQRWTGILPINALFSRSLKFPTTTAEILKEYSTFPLLTSHISPSISTKGSRRVNLEFSLGSLKEVWVAVLNITGPLSNWSFADNIVPAPLRIGNGPPSYACRLSGTGDENWTFWLEANTSEPLRIDVAVLDLHLTEQTKKLKGLFPSWMDVTAFTSFLSSYTF from the exons ATGTCGTTTATGAGGCTGAGCGCCGGCGACGTCGCTGGATTCAAACTCCTATTCGAGCTGATGATTCTGTACGGAGTGTCGTCTTACTTCGCTTACTCCGCCATCCACATGAAGTTCGTCGCGCCTCTCGCCGCCGACGCACCGCTCGATCGGTTTTCCGAGGCCAGAGCCATTGAGCACGTTCGCGTGCTGGCCGAGGAGATCGGCGGCCGCCAG GTGGGAACTCCAGGTCTGCGACAGGCAGCAGAGTATATTAAGAAGCAGTTAGAACTGTTAAAAGAACGAGCTGGCTCAAATATTAG GATAGAGATAGAAGAAACAGTTGTTAATGGGTCCTTCAATATGATGTTTCTAGGAAATAGTTTATCACTAACTTATAGAAATCATACAAATATTGTAATGAG GATTTCATCAGTTGATTCTCAGGAAAGTGACCCGTCAGTTTTATTGAATGGTCATTTTGATACTCCGCCTGGTTCTCCTGGAGCTGGAGACTGTGGCTCATGTGTAG CTTCACTGCTTGAATTAGCAAGGCTGGGTATTGATTCTGGCTGGACACCTCCTCGACCAATAATATTCTTATTCAATGGCGCTGAAGAATTATTTATGCTG GGTTCACATGGGTTCATGACAACACATAGGTGGCGTGATACAATTGGAGCCTTTATTGATATTGAGGCATCTGGGACAGGAGGCTTTG ATTTAGTATGCCAATCTGGACCGGGATCTTGGCCTTCATCTGTTTATGCTCAGTCAGCTATATATCCCATGGCAAATAGTGCAGCTCAG GATGTTTTTGGTGCAGTTCCTGGTGACACAGACTACAGAATGTTCGCCACTGATTACGGTGACATTCCTGGCTTGGATATTATCTTCTTGCTTGGGGGTTATTATTACCACACCTCATATGATACAGTGGATAGACTATT GCCAGGAAGCATGCAAGCACGTGGGGACAATCTGTTTAGTTTAATGAAAGCTTTTGCCAATTCTTCTAACTTATTAACTGCCCAAGAAAGAAAATCCTTGAGAGATTCTACCAGCCAATCCAAGGGTGGAAGACCTATTTATTTTGATTACTTTGCACGCTTCTTG GTCCTTTACTCAAGAAGGCAAGCGCTGGTATACCACACTATTCCGTTTGCTATATTCCTGCTTATGCCCCTGTTATTGCGCTTGCCAACTGGGAGTTTATACACTTCTTTTAATTCCTACTGTGACTTTCTAAAAG GATTATTATGCCATGCCTGTGGGATCATACTCTCCATACTTCTTCCCATCTCTTTATCTATCCTGCGGTTACTATTTTCTGGACATTCCATGAACTG GTTTGCTAATCCATTTTTGGCATTTCTAATGTTTGTACCTTGCTCAATTGTCGGTCTTTTGGCTCCCACAATTATTTGGAGGGAAATTCCTTTCTCTCAAGATGTTTTGACTCTTGCATTATCTAGGGAG GAATTGGCTGATGAAGCAAGGTTCTGGGGAGCATTTGGGTTCTACAACCTATTGACTTTG GCAAGCCTTGCATCGGGGTTGAGTGGGGGTTTCATCACTTTCTTTTTATCGGTTTCTATGCTTCCAGCTTGGATCTTTTATCGCCTTTCAATCAAGACATTTGGTCATCAATCTCTCAG GTCAGCAGCATCATATGTGATCCCTTTGGTACCTTGCATAATGTATTCCGTATACTTTGGTGGATTTCTTGCTGTATTTGTCATCGAAAAAATGGGCATGACAGGCTCTCATCCACCTCCTTATG GATATTTTGTTCCTGATGCGATAGTTGCGGCTGTAGTTGGATTAGTAACAGGTTGGTGTCTTGGCCCTTGCATACCTGTTGTTGGGAAATGGTTGGCAAAACCACGAATCATCCAAGTTTTGCTGCATGGAAGTGTTATTGCGATGGCTTTATCATCACAATTCTTTCCGTATAGCAATGATGCACCGAAAAGGGTTGTTTTTCAACATACAGTTCAGACAATAG ATGCAGATCAAGTATCGGAAGTTAGTTTTGATTTTGCCGTAGTGGACTCCAACTCCCTGATGTTTGTTTTCCATCATGCTCCTGACGTGGTAAAGGAACTGTATGGGGACAAAGAATTAAGTTTTGACACAGTCCCTGAATCAAATACTCAGAGATGGACG gGAATTTTACCCATTAATGCTTTGTTCTCAAGAAGCCTGAAGTTTCCCACAACGACTGCTGAAATCTTGAAAGAGTACTCAACATTTCCACTTCTGACTTCTCACATATCCCCTAGCATCTCCACCAAGGGATCTCGAAGAGTCAACTTGGAGTTTTCGTTAGG tTCCTTGAAGGAGGTGTGGGTGGCAGTCCTCAACATTACAGGACCCTTGTCAAATTGGTCATTTGCCGATAATATAGTTCCAG CTCCCCTTAGAATTGGCAATGGGCCACCATCATATGCTTGCAGACTGAGCGGAACAGGCGATGAGAACTGGACATTTTGGTTGGAG GCCAACACATCGGAACCTTTGAGGATCGATGTCGCTGTGTTGGACCTGCATTTAACCGAGCAAACCAAGAAATTGAAAGGCCTTTTTCCAAGTTGGATGGATGTGACTGCCTTCACAAGTTTCTTGTCTTCCTATACCTTCTAA